A genomic stretch from Echeneis naucrates chromosome 6, fEcheNa1.1, whole genome shotgun sequence includes:
- the LOC115044397 gene encoding semaphorin-4A-like, which produces MMMVVVSAPPLLRHHRNGKLWCFCSSLFLQSPLLTVIQHLTTELTSVLYHLLFIMAPSLLLLLGLLCSGSSLSPPRTSFLLGSADRPLVHFGLPDVHDTATLLLSGDASTLYVGAQDTVLSLDVNQSDVISLRGQVQWSPSQTQIQECQAKGKNMTVDCPNFVHVLQLINSTHLYACGSFAFSPRDAIIDTDSFNMVRQGEAKGRCPFSPLQRSTAITVDGELFTATTSDFRGAKPQISRHFSKDGRPDVSQDSVSLLAEPTFVGSSADVTERKLYFFFTEVGKEFSFVDDLQTARVAQVCKDDIGGQRTLQKKWTSFAKATLLCQSHRQLPFNVLQDVFTLPPSDDTNSADTLFYGVFTSQWSSGPGSAVCVFRLQDVQAAFSGDYMTFDMQSHQWRPFWGKQLGLGKCGLDGASDSDLAEVKKNFLTNTHIKPVSGGPLVVSSGQSYSRVTAMRTTAADGKKYTVLFLLTESGFLHKVVLFDQGSQVIEEIQVFTKPQLVKSIVLSSTKGVLYVGTSEAVTAVPVARCATSRTCSQCIQSRDPFCGWSPTRRTCTSLGSSPETLLQDLENGNAGERCQHQTRTGLDSDVVVVLNQVVTLPCLKPSNLASLSWMSPQFTELPENLFFQLADGSLRFLATAATLGTYRCQAEEGGFKDIVVGYIVKQAASPRAISPDHINAPDKSGIPEKLPVTELLGEPEDEEDTLTDSYEKETKDSEDGRSNLTLGRDNQSSEKDNVSGKGKSFHRELVVVSVLLVLCICILVLGGILMSRQQKTKPKPNCLVSPDPGPELKVVD; this is translated from the exons atgatgatggtggtggtttcagccccccccctcctcaggcACCACAGAAACGGgaagttgtggtgtttttgttcttcattgTTTCTTCAGTCACCGCTGCTGACAGTCATTCAACATTTAACAACAGAGCTGACATCTGTCCTCTATCATCTGCTCTTCATCATGgctccatccctcctcctcctcctcggcctACTGTGTTCtggctcctctctgtctccgcCTCGAACCTCCTTCCTGCTCG GATCTGCAGACAGGCCTCTGGTCCACTTTGGTCTCCCGGACGTTCATGACACCGCCACGCTGTTGCTAAGCGGCGACGCCTCCACCCTGTACGTGGGGGCCCAAGACACTGTCCTCTCACTGGACGTCAATCAGAGTGATGTCATCAGCCTGAGGGGCCAG gtccagtggAGTCCGTCTCAGACCCAGATCCAGGAATGCCAGGCTAAAGGGAAAAACATGACG GTGGACTGTCCAAACTTTGTGCACGTGTTGCAGCTGATAAACTCCACCCACCTGTACGCCTGCGGCAGCTTCGCTTTCAGCCCCCGAGACGCCATCATT GACACTGATTCTTTCAACATGGTCCGTCAGGGCGAGGCCAAAGGTCGCTGCCCCTTCAGCCCCCTCCAGAGGAGCACGGCCATCACTGTCG ATGGCGAGCTGTTCACTGCCACCACCAGCGACTTCAGGGGCGCCAAACCTCAGATCTCCCGACATTTCAGCAAAGATGGCCGACCGGATGTCAGCCAGGACTCCGTCAGTCTCCTGGCAG AGCCGACGTTTGTGGGTTCGTCAGCCGACGTGACGGAGAGGAAGCTCtacttcttcttcactgaagTTGGGAAAGAGTTCAGCTTTGTGGACGACTTGCAGACCGCCAGAGTGGCCCAAGTCTGCAAG GACGACATTGGCGGCCAAAGGACGCTGCAGAAGAAGTGGACATCCTTCGCCAAAGCCACTCTGCTCTGTCAGTCCCACAGGCAGCTTCCCTTTAACGTCCTGCAGGATGTGTTCACACTGCCTCCATCTGATGACACCAACTCCGCCGACACACTGTTCTACGGGGTCTTCACCTCTCAGTG GTCCTCAGGTCCAGGGTCTGCGGTCTGCGTCTTCAGGCTCCAGGATGTCCAGGCGGCGTTCTCTGGAGACTATATGACCTTCGACATGCAGAGCCACCAATGGCGTCCTTTCTGGGGGAAACAGCTTGGCCTCGGGAAG TGTGGTCTGGACGGGGCGTCAGACTCTGACCTGGCAGAGGTGAAAAAGAACTTCCTGACCAACACCCACATCAAGCCGGTCTCAGGCGGTCCACTGGTGGTGTCCTCAGGACAGAGCTACAGCCGCGTCACTGCCATGAGGACGACAGCTGCCGATGGAAAAAAGTACACCGTCCTCTTCCTGCTCACAG AGTCTGGATTCCTACACAAAGTGGTTTTGTTTGATCAGGGTTCTCAAGTCATTGAGGAGATCCAAGTCTTCACCAAACCCCAACTGGTCAAAAGCATTGTCCTGTCCTCCACCAAG GGAGTCCTGTACGTGGGGACATCGGAGGCAGTGACTGCCGTCCCTGTGGCCAGATGCGCCACGTCCAGGACCTGCAGCCAGTGCATCCAGTCCAGAGACCCCTTCTGTGGCTGGAGTCCCACAAGGAGGACCTGCACCAGTCTGGGCAGCAGTCCTGAAACCTT GCTCCAAGACCTGGAGAACGGCAATGCAGGAGAGAGGTGTCAGCACCAGACCAGGACGGGTCTGGATTCAG ACGTCGTCGTGGTTCTGAATCAAGTCGTGACTCTTCCATGTCTCAAACCGTCCAACTTGGCATCTCTGAGCTGGATGTCCCCTCAATTCACTGAGCTGCCTGAGAATCTCTTCTTCCAATTGGCCGACGGCAGCCTTAGGTTCCTCGCCACTGCTGCCACATTGGGGACGTACCGCTGCCAGGCAGAGGAGGGCGGATTCAAGGACATCGTTGTGGGCTACATCGTCAAACAGGCAGCGTCGCCGCGCGCCATCAGTCCTGACCACATAAACGCACCAGACAAAAGCGGCATACCGGAGAAGCTCCCTGTGACAGAACTTTTAGGAGAACCTGAGGACGAGGAggacacactcacagacagtTATGAGAAAGAGACCAAAGACTCTGAGGACGGCAGATCGAATCTGACTTTGGGAAGAGACAACCAGTCCAGTGAAAAGGACAACGTCTCCGGGAAAGGGAAGAGTTTCCACCGGGAGCTCGTGGTTGTGTCCGTCCTGCTTGTCCTCTGCATCTGCATCCTGGTCCTCGGCGGCATCCTCATGTCGcggcagcagaaaacaaagccTAAACCGAACTGCCTGGTGAGTCCGGATCCTGGTCCTGAGCTGAAGGTGGTAGACTGA
- the adam15 gene encoding disintegrin and metalloproteinase domain-containing protein 12 isoform X6, with product MEVGGRLLLLDLEKNHDLLPKPPSVFYYLPNGTGVSVNTDPVTHCYYHGSVRGFPRSRVALSTCFGLRGIVAINATLSFELQPQDTGHHHQHLDQGEVGGGGSGGSGGGGADEEEGVHLLFSTHPQKDNAGGCGVSHTAAPRLHSPSHTHRRKRDILSETKYIELVLVVDHQEFLNYQKNNKTIIYRMLDVANQVDWFYRPLNVRVALTGLEIWSDRDKIRVEKSPTDTLNNFLEWRNRELLPRLRHDNAQLIMGGAFDGTTVGMASQSSMCSRDRSGGVNVDHLVSVLGVASTVAHELGHNLGMSHDTAERSCSCQTEPRLGGCIMEPSTGFMPGQQFSSCSAADLSVSLLHGGGMCLFNVPQPDRLLGGPRCGNLYVETGEECDCGLLEECDDPCCNASTCQLVPGAQCSSDGICCQDCKLRTAGSVCREPLGECDLPEFCTGSSPHCPPNVFLQNGESCEDGASYCYGGVCASMNAQCQMLWGPNSTSAPAVCFSSVNKQGNKYGNCGQLINGSYIPCAHSDVHCGRIQCQGGRERPLLGTNAEILTTTVSFNRSDLVCRGTFFHLGDDVSDPATVAQGTACGHRKACLNQKCQDVSVFGVDECRRKCNGHGVCNSNQRCHCDAGWAPPDCRSSGLGGSVDSGPTRAEEESDPVRVALLVIFLFILPVVLLFLVLRFPRFRRSLFCLGPNSPFNKARQHNRTPAMERVDGSNGEQVRPLRYQLNTQPGIPLTPPSKEVHDRPAPPTKPLPPDPALKSYTQQLVSRPAPPTKPLPPDPVSPGQSPLPLKPMVPKKPRPLATPSNPYLPPHPGHTPSTKPPPHGAIAPAAVPNRPAGPRGLRGPPGHHPGPRGLRGPPGHHPVPRGTRGCPGPLGLPVRPAVPHRVQTSPPL from the exons AGGCATCGTCGCCATCAACGCCACCCTGAGCTTTGAGCTGCAGCCGCAGGACACCGGCCACCATCATCAGCACCTCGAccagggggaggtggggggagggggaagcggaggaagtggaggaggaggagctgatgaagaagaaggagtcCACCTACTGTTCTCCACCCACCCTCAAAAGGACAATGCTGGAGGCTGTGGGGTCTCCCACACAGCTGCCCCCCGCCTCCACagcccctcacacacacacagg aggaagagagacatcTTGTCTGAGACCAAATACATCGAGCTGGTGCTGGTGGTCGACCACCaggag TTCCTGAACTACCAGAAGAACAACAAGACCATCATCTACCGCATGCTAGATGTGGCCAACCAGGTGGACTGG TTCTACCGTCCGCTGAATGTGCGAGTGGCGCTGACTGGGCTGGAGATCTGGAGCGATCGGGATAAGATCCGTGTGGAGAAGAGTCCGACCGACACCCTCAACAACTTCCTGGAGTGGAGGAACAGAGAGCTGCTGCCGCGCCTTCGCCATGACAACGCCCAGCTCATCAT GGGCGGAGCTTTTGACGGCACCACAGTGGGGATGGCGTCTCAGTCCTCCATGTGCTCCAGAGACCGGTCCGGGGGTGTCAATGTG GATCACCTGGTCAGCGTTTTGGGTGTGGCCTCCACTGTCGCACATGAGCTGGGTCATAATCTGGGGATGAGCCACGACACGGCCGAACGCAGCTGCTCCTGCCAGACTGAACCACGGCTCGGAGGCTGCATCATGGAGCCATCAACTGG GTTCATGCCAGGTCAGCAGTTCAGCAGCTGTAGCGCCGCAGACCTGTCTGTCAGCCTGCTGCACGGCGGTGGGATGTGTCTGTTCAACGTGCCACAGCCGGACCGTCTGCTGGGGGGGCCACGCTGTGGTAACCTGTACGTGGAGACTGGGGAGGAGTGTGACTGCGGCCTGTTGGAG GAGTGTGATGACCCCTGCTGTAATGCCTCCACCTGTCAGCTGGTCCCTGGAGCTCAGTGTTCTTCTGATGGAATCTGCTGCCAGGACTGTAAG TTGCGGACGGCGGGCTCAGTGTGCCGTGAGCCACTCGGAGAATGTGACCTCCCTGAGTTCTGCACCGGCTCCTCTCCCCACTGCCCCCCTAATGTCTTCCTGCAGAACGGAGAGTCCTGTGAGGACGGCGCCTCCTACTGCTACGGAGGCGTCTGCGCCAGCATGAATGCTCAGTGCCAGATGCTGTGGGGACCCA ACTCCACATCTGctccagctgtttgtttctcatcagtcaacaaacaaggaaacaaatatGGAAACTGTGGTCAGCTGATCAACGGCTCCTACATCCCCTGTGCACACTC GGACGTTCACTGTGGGAGGATCCAGTGTCAGGGGGGGAGGGAGCGCCCCCTGCTGGGCACCAACGCAGAGATCCTGACCACCACGGTCAGTTTCAACCGGAGCGACCTGGTCTGCAGGGGAACCTTCTTCCACCTGGGAGACGACGTGTCCGATCCCGCCACCGTGGCCCAGGGCACCGCCTGCGGCCACAGAAAG gCCTGCTTGAACCAGAAGTGCCAGGACGTGTCCGTGTTCGGTGTTGACGAATGTCGCAGGAAGTGCAACGGTCACGGG gtgTGTAACAGTAATCAGCGGTGTCACTGTGATGCAGGCTGGGCTCCTCCTGACTGCAGGTCTTCAGGTCTTGGGGGCAGCGTGGACAGCGGCCCGACCCGAGCTGAAGAAG agtcTGACCCCGTTCGAGTTGCTCTGCtcgtcatcttcctcttcatcctgcCAGTAGTCCTCCTCTTCCTTGTTCTTCGCTTCCCTCGTTTCCGACGGAGTCTCTTCTGTTTGGGACCAAACAGCCCGTTTAACAAAGCTCGACAACACAACCG GACGCCAGCGATGGAGCGGGTTGATGGCAGTAACGGTGAGCAGGTTCGACCTCTGCGATACCAACTGAACACGCAGCCTGGCATCCCATTGACTCCACCCAGCAAAgag GTTCATGACAGACCTGCTCCTCCCACTAAGCCACTCCCTCCCGACCCCGCCCTAAAATCCTACACTCAG CAGCTGGTGAGTCGACCGGCTCCACCCACCAAGCCGCTCCCCCCCGACCCCGTCTCACCTGGACAG TCTCCACTTCCTCTCAAACCGATGGTGCCCAAGAAGCCCCGCCCATTGGCCACACCCTCCAACCCTTATCTGCCTCCTCACCCTGGACACACCCCCAGCACCAAACCTCCACCACACGGCGCCATTGCTCCTGCAGCAGTTCCCAACAG ACCTGCTGGTCCTCGTGGTCTTCGTGGTCCTCCTGGTCATCATCCTGGTCCTCGTGGTCTTCGTGGTCCTCCTGGTCATCATCCTGTTCCTCGTGGTACTCGTGGTTGTCCTGGTCCTCTGGGTCTTCCAGTCCGGCCTGCAGTTCCTCATAGGGTCCAGACCTCGCCTCCCCTGTAG